From Candidatus Effluviviaceae Genus I sp., the proteins below share one genomic window:
- the rplW gene encoding 50S ribosomal protein L23, whose protein sequence is MSRDPRAVILEPVVTEKSTRERQDKNQVAFVVARDATKVEIRHAVEKLFNVGVTAVRTMHVTGKMKRMGRFQGQRASWKKAIVTLKEGQKIEFFEHT, encoded by the coding sequence ATGAGCCGCGATCCAAGGGCGGTCATCCTCGAGCCGGTGGTGACCGAGAAGAGCACGCGCGAGCGCCAGGACAAGAACCAGGTCGCGTTCGTCGTCGCCCGGGACGCCACAAAGGTCGAGATACGGCACGCCGTCGAGAAGCTCTTCAACGTGGGCGTCACGGCCGTGCGCACCATGCACGTGACGGGCAAGATGAAGAGGATGGGGCGCTTCCAGGGGCAGCGGGCGTCGTGGAAGAAGGCGATCGTTACGCTCAAGGAAGGCCAGAAGATCGAGTTCTTCGAGCACACGTAG